The Calliphora vicina chromosome 3, idCalVici1.1, whole genome shotgun sequence genome contains a region encoding:
- the LOC135953367 gene encoding cuticle protein 38-like: MFKYAVVIFAVIACAAAKPGFLGAPLAYTAPAAVVAAPAGVVTATSSQFVARNHNGIATAPIVAPVAAPVAAYTAPVAAAYTAPVVAKYAAAYSHPLAYSSPLAYSAPVVAKYAAAYTHPLAYSAPLTYAATPVAYANAHLDAAYASSRVDIKQNYNAAVVPATYAAAAAVPVATPLAAPVATVAAVAPIKYTAAPVLL, from the exons atgttcaaatac GCCGTTGTTATCTTTGCTGTCATTGCCTGTGCTGCTGCCAAACCTGGTTTCTTAGGAGCTCCTTTGGCTTACACCGCTCCCGCCGCCGTTGTTGCTGCCCCCGCTGGTGTTGTTACTGCCACCAGTAGCCAATTTGTTGCCCGCAACCACAATGGTATTGCCACCGCTCCTATTGTAGCTCCAGTAGCTGCCCCTGTTGCCGCCTACACTGCTCCCGTTGCTGCTGCTTATACCGCTCCTGTTGTAGCCAAATACGCTGCTGCCTACTCTCATCCTTTGGCTTACTCTTCACCTTTGGCATACTCCGCCCCTGTTGTAGCTAAATATGCCGCTGCCTACACTCATCCCTTGGCTTACTCCGCTCCTTTGACTTATGCTGCCACTCCTGTAGCTTATGCTAATGCTCATTTGGATGCCGCTTATGCCAGCAGCCGTGTTGACATCAAACAAAACTACAATGCTGCCGTAGTTCCTGCCACTTATGCTGCCGCCGCTGCTGTACCCGTAGCTACCCCTTTGGCTGCTCCCGTAGCCACAGTTGCTGCCGTAGCTCCTATTAAATACACTGCTGCCCCagttttgttgtaa